The Papaver somniferum cultivar HN1 chromosome 3, ASM357369v1, whole genome shotgun sequence genome includes a region encoding these proteins:
- the LOC113355137 gene encoding laccase-11-like — MAKQGKTVPFFLALSIMIMFSLTSEAAVKKYQFDVQVKNISRLCHAKPIVTVNGMFPGPTIYAREGDTVLINVTNHAQYNMSIHWHGLKQFRNGWADGPAYITQCPIQTGNSYTYAFNVTGQRGTLWWHAHILWLRATVYGAIVLMPKQGTPFPFPQPSQEVNLVLGEWWNTDVEELVNQGNKLGLPPNMSDAHTINGKPGPLFPCSEKHTFVTEVEQGKSYLLRIVNAALNDELFFALAGHNFTVVEIDAVYVKPFTTQAILIAPGQTTNVLVQADRVPGRYFMAARPFQDVPIPVDNKTATAIFQYKGIPNTVLPTMPQLPASNDSSFALRYNAKLKSLNSPQFPANVPLAVDRHLFYTIGLGINPCPTCLNGTRLTASLNNITFVTPKIGLLQAHYFNTKGVFKTDFPDRPATPFNYTGAPLTANLRTSLTPIPRLSKIAYNSTVELVLQDTNLLSVESHPFHLHGYNFFVVGTGVGNFDPAKDPAKYNLVDPPERNTVGVPTGGWTAIRFRADNPGVWFMHCHLELHTGWGLKVAFVVEDGKGPNESVLPPPKDLPPC; from the exons ATGGCTAAACAAGGAAAAACTGTGCCATTCTTCCTGGCCTTGAGCATTATGATCATGTTTAGTCTTACTTCCGAAGCTGCGGTGAAGAAGTATCAGTTCGAT GTTCAAGTGAAGAATATCAGCAGATTGTGCCATGCAAAACCTATTGTGACGGTAAATGGAATGTTTCCCGGACCTACGATTTATGCTAGAGAAGGAGATACAGTTCTTATAAACGTTACCAACCACGCTCAGTACAATATGTCCATTCATTG GCACGGATTAAAGCAGTTTCGCAACGGTTGGGCAGATGGACCAGCATACATAACACAATGTCCAATTCAAACCGGGAATAGCTACACCTATGCATTCAACGTAACAGGCCAAAGAGGAACACTTTGGTGGCACGCACATATTTTATGGTTGAGAGCAACTGTATATGGTGCAATTGTCCTCATGCCCAAACAAGGAACTCCATTTCCGTTCCCCCAACCTAGCCAGGAAGTCAATCTCGTCTTAG GAGAATGGTGGAACACCGACGTTGAAGAGTTGGTGAATCAAGGGAACAAGTTGGGTTTACCGCCGAATATGTCTGATGCACATACCATCAATGGGAAACCAGGGCCTCTCTTCCCTTGTTCAGAGAAGC ATACGTTCGTAACGGAGGTTGAACAAGGAAAAAGCTACTTATTGCGAATAGTCAATGCTGCACTCAACGACGAACTTTTCTTTGCCTTAGCTGGTCATAATTTCACAGTGGTGGAGATTGATGCAGTCTATGTAAAGCCCTTCACAACTCAAGCTATTTTAATTGCACCAGGACAGACCACAAACGTTCTTGTTCAAGCAGATCGAGTCCCAGGAAGATATTTCATGGCTGCCAGACCATTCCAAGACGTTCCAATTCCAGTTGACAACAAAACAGCCACAGCAATATTTCAATACAAAGGAATACCCAACACTGTGCTTCCAACCatgcctcaactacccgcatcaAATGATTCAAGTTTCGCTTTGAGATATAACGCAAAACTTAAGAGTCTAAATTCCCCACAATTTCCAGCAAATGTCCCCTTAGCTGTGGATCGCCATCTTTTCTACACGATCGGTTTGGGAATAAATCCATGCCCTACTTGCTTAAATGGAACCAGACTTACCGCTTCCTTGAACAACATTACATTTGTGACGCCTAAGATTGGGCTTCTTCAAGCTCACTATTTCAACACCAAGGGTGtctttaaaaccgattttcctgACCGACCTGCTACACCTTTTAATTATACTGGTGCACCCCTTACAGCCAACCTCAGAACCTCTTTAACTCCTATCCCTAGGCTAAGTAAGATTGCTTACAACTCGACCGTTGAATTAGTTCTACAAGACACCAATCTTTTAAGTGTAGAGTCGCACCCATTCCATCTTCATGGATACAATTTCTTCGTTGTTGGAACTGGGGTTGGAAATTTCGATCCGGCTAAGGACCCAGCTAAGTACAATTTGGTTGATCCACCTGAGAGAAATACAGTCGGAGTTCCTACTGGTGGCTGGACTGCCATAAGATTCAGAGCTGATAATCCGG GGGTTTGGTTCATGCACTGTCATTTGGAACTTCACACCGGCTGGGGGTTGAAGGTTGCATTCGTAGTCGAAGATGGAAAAGGTCCAAATGAGTCCGTTTTGCCACCACCAAAAGATCTTCCTCCTTGCTAG